GGAAGGTTTCTTGCCCTGGCAATGGTGCCTGTTATGGTACATAGTATCCCTGCCAGTGGTGGCTTATGGAGTAGTACAGATCAAGAAGATAACTGATGAACATCCAGAATCTAAACCATTACTTGCAGTCTCAGGGGCATTTGTTTTTGTTTTATCATCGTTAAAATTACCTTCAGTTACAGGTAGTTGTTCTCACCCTACCGGTACTGGTTTGGGGGCAGTGCTCTTTGGCCCAGCAGTTGCCAGTGTACTGGGAGCCATAGTACTGGTTTTCCAGGCCCTTCTCCTGGCTCATGGGGGTCTCACCACACTAGGTGCTAACATATTCTCAATGGGAATTGTTGGCCCTGTGGTGGCCTGGTTGGTTTATAAAGGTGTTAAG
Above is a genomic segment from Methanobacterium sp. containing:
- the cbiM gene encoding cobalt ECF transporter S component CbiM; the encoded protein is MHIMEGFLPWQWCLLWYIVSLPVVAYGVVQIKKITDEHPESKPLLAVSGAFVFVLSSLKLPSVTGSCSHPTGTGLGAVLFGPAVASVLGAIVLVFQALLLAHGGLTTLGANIFSMGIVGPVVAWLVYKGVKKAGWSPLIGVFLAASLADLMTYVTTATQLSLAFPVPTFSAAFVNFMWIFAITQIPLAIAEGLLTVVIFDYIMKLRPDILENLKVIGPKIKEKVQAVV